Proteins from a single region of Corynebacterium pseudogenitalium:
- a CDS encoding SRPBCC family protein gives MKDFSTSFEVPASRTEVFRAITRPQEWWDETIEGSADTAGGEFHFQNDDQFAELYVSEAEQGDRLVWRVEPTGNLLEDPEWDDTDIIFELEDAPDGDTRVKFTHRGMHPHEEGYEEAAADWKARLRDKLEPLIKRESKSE, from the coding sequence GTGAAGGACTTCTCCACCTCCTTCGAGGTCCCGGCGAGCCGCACCGAAGTCTTCCGCGCAATCACCAGGCCACAGGAGTGGTGGGACGAAACCATCGAGGGCTCTGCAGACACCGCCGGCGGCGAGTTCCACTTCCAAAACGACGACCAATTCGCCGAGCTCTACGTCTCCGAAGCCGAGCAGGGCGACCGCCTCGTCTGGCGCGTCGAGCCCACCGGCAACCTGCTCGAGGACCCCGAGTGGGACGACACCGACATCATCTTCGAGCTTGAAGACGCCCCCGACGGCGACACCCGCGTCAAATTCACCCACCGCGGCATGCACCCGCACGAGGAAGGCTACGAGGAGGCCGCCGCCGACTGGAAGGCGCGTCTCCGCGACAAGTTGGAGCCACTGATCAAGCGCGAGAGCAAATCTGAGTAG
- a CDS encoding bifunctional 3-(3-hydroxy-phenyl)propionate/3-hydroxycinnamic acid hydroxylase, with protein MGELNADVDVLVIGTGPVGLALANLLGIRGVSVAVMEKRDQLIDYPRGVGLDDESMRTIQAMGLAEEFRPYTIPHHIMRLVDGAGNVILTNNPQGEPYGWPRKFGFLQPLADKASFDGLARFPHVTTTFGRELVKIEEVDGGVRATFEVVRGEEGEERTGEQEQITARYLVGCEGGRSFTRKWMGTEFEGKSPSTRWVVVDVNNDPLGAPNVYLGADPNRPYVSIGLPRGVRRWEFMLFDDEPTEKVDEDAFIEELLSEHIPEGTKLDVIRRRVFTHHGRMARTFRKGNVLIAGDAAHLMPVWMGQGYNSGIRDVTNLSWKLAGVLQGNFSPELLDTYDVERRDHAKAMIDLSMTFGTVIKPTDKKVAFVRDTAAKLMNLSPRVKEYFADMKFKPVPRYGRGAVVDQATLKPGVADRSNDPSHRPRIVTSRVAVNKLSPVGLQIIQPKVEYNGAEVLLDDALGLNHAVVTWGVDPARLFTPEQLAEMAKANVKLVCAVSPTQVEWAKEYVSADTEVVSDITGALKGFFDTRAVGTVLVRPDRFVAVATLNAQAGQAWEAYKQAASMRVQ; from the coding sequence ATGGGAGAGCTGAATGCAGACGTTGATGTGCTGGTCATCGGTACGGGACCGGTTGGCCTAGCGCTGGCGAACCTGCTTGGCATCCGTGGTGTTTCGGTCGCGGTCATGGAGAAGCGTGACCAGCTGATTGACTACCCGCGCGGGGTCGGCCTCGACGACGAGTCCATGCGCACCATCCAGGCGATGGGCCTGGCGGAGGAGTTCCGGCCGTACACGATTCCGCACCACATCATGCGCTTGGTCGATGGTGCCGGCAACGTCATCCTGACGAACAACCCGCAGGGTGAGCCGTATGGTTGGCCTCGTAAGTTTGGGTTCCTGCAGCCGCTGGCGGATAAGGCCTCCTTCGATGGGTTGGCGAGGTTCCCGCACGTCACCACCACGTTTGGCCGCGAGCTGGTCAAGATTGAGGAGGTCGACGGTGGCGTCCGCGCGACCTTTGAGGTCGTGCGTGGTGAAGAGGGGGAGGAGCGCACGGGCGAGCAGGAGCAGATCACCGCGAGGTACCTCGTTGGTTGTGAAGGCGGCCGTTCGTTTACGCGCAAGTGGATGGGGACGGAGTTTGAGGGGAAGTCGCCGTCGACAAGGTGGGTGGTTGTTGACGTCAATAATGATCCGCTGGGCGCCCCGAATGTGTACCTCGGTGCTGACCCGAACCGCCCGTACGTGTCCATTGGCCTGCCGCGCGGGGTGCGTCGTTGGGAGTTCATGCTGTTTGATGACGAGCCGACCGAGAAAGTCGACGAGGATGCCTTCATCGAGGAGCTGCTGTCGGAGCACATCCCGGAGGGCACGAAGCTGGACGTGATCCGCCGCCGCGTGTTCACGCACCACGGCCGGATGGCGCGGACGTTCCGGAAGGGCAACGTGCTCATCGCCGGTGACGCGGCGCACTTGATGCCGGTGTGGATGGGCCAGGGGTACAACTCGGGTATCCGCGATGTGACGAACCTGTCGTGGAAGCTCGCTGGCGTGCTGCAGGGCAACTTCAGCCCGGAGCTGCTGGATACCTACGATGTCGAGCGCCGCGACCACGCCAAGGCCATGATCGATTTGTCGATGACGTTCGGCACGGTGATTAAGCCGACGGATAAGAAGGTGGCGTTCGTGCGCGACACGGCGGCGAAGCTGATGAACCTTTCGCCGCGTGTCAAGGAGTACTTCGCGGACATGAAGTTCAAGCCGGTGCCTCGCTACGGCCGTGGCGCGGTGGTGGATCAGGCGACGTTGAAGCCTGGCGTTGCAGATCGTTCGAATGATCCGTCGCATCGCCCGCGCATCGTCACGTCGCGCGTTGCGGTGAACAAGTTGTCGCCGGTGGGCTTGCAGATCATCCAGCCGAAGGTCGAGTACAACGGCGCTGAGGTGCTTCTCGACGACGCCCTGGGCCTCAACCACGCCGTGGTGACCTGGGGCGTGGACCCGGCCCGCCTGTTCACGCCGGAGCAGCTCGCTGAGATGGCAAAGGCGAACGTCAAACTGGTGTGTGCGGTCAGCCCGACGCAGGTCGAGTGGGCGAAGGAGTACGTGTCGGCGGACACCGAGGTTGTCTCGGATATCACGGGTGCGCTGAAGGGCTTCTTTGATACCCGCGCGGTTGGTACGGTGCTTGTCCGCCCGGACAGGTTCGTTGCGGTGGCAACGCTCAACGCCCAGGCAGGCCAGGCGTGGGAGGCGTACAAGCAGGCTGCAAGCATGCGCGTGCAGTAA
- a CDS encoding DUF6198 family protein: MSDSKHSARPRDYAYSVFAIVVMMAGTALVTTSQLGTPPVSSPVYAMTLIGGLSFGGWTFALNLFLIAAQWVMLRQDFPGRYWLQLPALLVGSVSLDGWMYVCRPLASTNYAAQVALVAVGLVVLGFGVAILATANAVFLPGEGFVATVATLRRKPFYKVKLVFDIVCVLLALVLSVLWVGHFEAAREATIVSALTLGFIVGAFTPVARRLVKPVD; this comes from the coding sequence GTGAGCGACTCGAAACACTCGGCGCGGCCGAGAGACTACGCATATTCAGTGTTCGCCATTGTGGTGATGATGGCCGGTACCGCCCTTGTGACGACGAGCCAGCTCGGCACGCCGCCGGTCTCGTCGCCGGTGTATGCGATGACGCTGATCGGCGGGTTGAGCTTTGGCGGGTGGACGTTTGCGCTGAACCTGTTCCTCATTGCGGCGCAGTGGGTGATGCTGCGCCAGGACTTCCCGGGCCGGTACTGGCTGCAGCTGCCCGCGCTGCTTGTCGGCAGCGTGAGTTTGGACGGGTGGATGTATGTGTGCCGCCCTTTGGCGTCGACGAATTACGCGGCGCAGGTTGCACTCGTCGCGGTCGGGTTGGTGGTGCTCGGCTTCGGTGTAGCAATTTTGGCTACTGCCAACGCCGTATTCCTGCCGGGCGAGGGCTTCGTCGCTACCGTTGCGACGCTGCGTCGAAAACCGTTCTACAAGGTCAAGCTGGTCTTTGACATCGTGTGTGTTTTGCTGGCGTTGGTGCTGTCCGTATTGTGGGTGGGCCATTTTGAGGCTGCCCGTGAGGCGACGATCGTCTCAGCGCTGACGCTCGGGTTTATCGTGGGGGCGTTCACCCCGGTTGCCCGGCGGCTGGTGAAGCCGGTCGACTAA
- a CDS encoding MFS transporter → MTNITHAPPVDLAKHERTPKERRLALGSSFLGSTVEYYDFLLYAAAAGLVFPQLFFANIDPKLGTMLSFVILLTGYLSRPIGSMAFGHFGDKYGRKNVLVITLMTMGLVSISIGLMPSSQMIGPAAPILLVILRIIQGMAIGGEWAGATLMAMENSTAKNKGFGASVAIAGGPAGAILSTLILAIFAKASGDNFANPEQYFITDWGWRVPFLFSAAIVIVGLFMRANVKESPEFEAARRAGKVHTGVPLVRMLKEAPRELVLGALAGTAALFVQGLQGSFMVPYIVNATAETETPVGRSTALMMVTVGSAIAIFVMPGLAALSDRLGRRRVMLAGGLVSIIGIWIVFNMIDSGDPTKIWIGMVLLVCVVQPAQYGPIGAFISEKFVPELRYTGSGITYQAASILGAGTAPLVATRFVSPETGLTPLAIIITGLFVVSSLAIYFSKETAQSMGHAERFTKTNMFKG, encoded by the coding sequence ATGACTAACATCACCCATGCCCCACCGGTAGACCTCGCGAAGCATGAGCGCACGCCGAAAGAGCGACGCCTCGCCCTTGGTTCGTCCTTCCTCGGCTCCACCGTGGAGTACTACGACTTCCTGCTCTACGCAGCCGCAGCTGGCCTGGTGTTCCCGCAGCTCTTCTTCGCGAACATCGACCCGAAGCTGGGCACGATGCTCTCCTTCGTCATCCTGCTCACCGGCTACCTCTCCCGCCCGATTGGTTCGATGGCGTTCGGCCACTTCGGCGACAAGTACGGCCGTAAAAACGTCCTGGTCATCACGCTCATGACGATGGGGCTTGTCTCCATCTCCATCGGTTTGATGCCGTCCTCGCAGATGATTGGGCCGGCCGCTCCGATTCTGCTGGTCATCCTGCGCATCATCCAGGGCATGGCGATCGGCGGCGAATGGGCCGGTGCCACCCTGATGGCCATGGAGAACTCCACCGCCAAGAACAAGGGCTTCGGCGCCTCCGTCGCCATCGCAGGCGGCCCAGCAGGTGCCATCTTGTCGACGCTGATCCTCGCAATCTTCGCGAAGGCTTCCGGCGACAACTTCGCCAACCCCGAGCAGTACTTCATCACCGACTGGGGCTGGCGCGTTCCGTTCCTGTTCTCCGCAGCCATCGTCATCGTCGGCCTGTTCATGCGCGCAAACGTAAAAGAGTCCCCAGAGTTCGAAGCCGCCCGGCGCGCCGGCAAGGTGCATACCGGTGTGCCGCTGGTCCGCATGCTGAAGGAGGCTCCGCGCGAGCTGGTCCTCGGTGCGCTCGCCGGCACCGCCGCACTGTTCGTGCAAGGTCTGCAGGGCTCGTTTATGGTGCCGTACATCGTGAACGCGACCGCTGAAACTGAAACGCCAGTCGGCCGCTCGACTGCGCTGATGATGGTTACCGTTGGTTCCGCCATCGCGATCTTCGTCATGCCGGGCCTCGCCGCCCTGTCTGACCGCCTCGGACGACGCCGCGTCATGCTGGCCGGTGGTTTGGTCTCCATCATCGGCATCTGGATCGTTTTCAACATGATCGACTCCGGTGACCCAACCAAGATCTGGATCGGCATGGTCCTGCTCGTATGCGTGGTCCAGCCCGCACAGTACGGCCCGATCGGCGCATTCATCTCCGAGAAGTTCGTCCCCGAGCTGCGCTACACCGGCTCCGGTATCACCTACCAGGCGGCGTCCATCCTCGGCGCTGGTACCGCACCGCTGGTCGCGACCCGCTTCGTCTCCCCGGAGACCGGCCTGACCCCGCTGGCCATCATCATCACCGGCCTGTTCGTGGTCTCCTCGCTGGCGATTTACTTCTCCAAGGAAACCGCCCAGAGCATGGGCCACGCAGAGCGCTTCACCAAGACGAATATGTTCAAGGGCTAA
- a CDS encoding putative quinol monooxygenase produces MIRIVHRGATDAPEKLLHDVASLRQRDGIKQAEAYQTLAVEDEDCAVAILAESVSDYAEIVEKLPELPHLHTFVQDGTTEIYEQSKYVLADGVWAPEAGYDARIMWPARGPVSIVIQNAFVENPEMRALTAQEITETRREPGCLYYAWMENLELPNHLMLLEVWADQTIYDHHWFGRMATGEYRGNSGREAATPQRGELTREFYRQQSFEYHYGRLLPEATENYSHSVAWSAR; encoded by the coding sequence ATGATCCGCATCGTTCACCGCGGAGCTACCGATGCTCCAGAAAAGCTTCTTCACGACGTCGCATCCCTCCGCCAGCGCGACGGCATCAAGCAAGCCGAGGCCTATCAAACCCTGGCGGTCGAGGACGAGGACTGCGCCGTCGCGATCCTCGCGGAGAGCGTGTCCGACTACGCAGAGATCGTCGAAAAGCTGCCGGAGCTGCCGCACCTGCACACATTCGTGCAGGACGGCACGACGGAGATCTACGAGCAGTCCAAGTACGTCCTCGCCGACGGCGTGTGGGCCCCAGAAGCAGGCTACGACGCCCGCATCATGTGGCCAGCGCGCGGGCCAGTCAGCATTGTCATCCAGAACGCTTTCGTCGAAAACCCTGAGATGCGCGCGCTGACCGCCCAGGAAATCACCGAGACCCGCCGCGAGCCGGGCTGTCTCTACTACGCATGGATGGAGAACCTGGAGCTGCCCAATCACCTCATGCTGCTTGAGGTGTGGGCGGACCAGACGATCTACGACCATCACTGGTTCGGGCGCATGGCCACGGGCGAGTACCGCGGCAACTCCGGACGCGAGGCCGCCACGCCGCAGCGCGGAGAACTTACCCGCGAGTTTTACCGCCAGCAGTCCTTCGAATACCACTACGGACGCCTTCTCCCTGAGGCAACCGAAAACTATTCCCACTCCGTTGCGTGGTCCGCGCGCTAG
- a CDS encoding VOC family protein has protein sequence MSTQIETTNLLRIGVVVYDLDAKIKEYSRIYGITDWDTAEHAPTDAVAHGRRLATTPGTWRSAVGTTPAVNGEKGPGGRPASSLTFEIIEPTGGESPFNEFLRTKREGIAFLQVRSTAANDEAVAEHFKALGYDIAYTATVDGATRTFYDTRENLGGFLVEMLPATAADPAQVSTDTRPPQPVQGMYHFGVLVHDVMAALPHYRDVFGIQRYEMKTWETGFGRLDKPYYRGKDGDTGYFTAQGTAGDFGFEIISVNHGDCHYNREFFDERGPGIHHYFAWMTTEDSEWDEVVASMTEAGHPLCMGSNLRGGAAEFGYFDTFDALGGYLIEIVARREPPKPEFAAPDWIVDFEELV, from the coding sequence TTGAGTACACAGATTGAAACCACGAACCTCCTGCGCATCGGCGTCGTTGTCTACGATCTCGACGCCAAGATCAAGGAGTACTCCCGCATCTACGGCATCACCGACTGGGACACCGCCGAGCACGCACCGACCGACGCGGTAGCGCACGGCCGACGCTTGGCGACGACCCCGGGAACCTGGCGGAGCGCCGTCGGCACCACCCCGGCCGTGAACGGCGAGAAAGGCCCAGGCGGGCGCCCGGCGTCGAGCCTCACCTTCGAGATCATCGAACCAACCGGCGGCGAGAGCCCCTTCAACGAGTTCCTACGCACCAAGCGCGAAGGCATCGCGTTCCTGCAGGTCCGCTCCACCGCGGCCAACGACGAGGCGGTCGCGGAGCACTTCAAGGCGCTCGGCTACGACATCGCCTACACAGCAACTGTCGACGGCGCCACGCGCACCTTCTACGACACGCGTGAGAACCTGGGCGGCTTCCTCGTCGAGATGCTCCCCGCAACCGCGGCCGACCCAGCCCAGGTGAGCACCGACACCCGCCCGCCCCAGCCGGTGCAGGGCATGTACCACTTCGGTGTCCTCGTGCACGACGTCATGGCGGCGCTGCCGCACTACCGCGACGTCTTCGGCATCCAGCGCTACGAGATGAAGACGTGGGAGACCGGCTTCGGCCGCCTGGACAAGCCGTACTACCGCGGCAAGGACGGCGACACCGGCTACTTCACCGCCCAGGGCACCGCCGGCGACTTCGGCTTCGAGATCATCTCCGTCAACCACGGCGACTGCCACTACAACCGCGAATTCTTCGATGAGCGCGGCCCGGGCATCCACCACTACTTCGCGTGGATGACCACGGAGGACTCCGAGTGGGACGAGGTCGTCGCCTCCATGACCGAGGCTGGCCACCCACTGTGCATGGGCTCTAACCTGCGCGGCGGCGCCGCCGAGTTCGGCTACTTCGACACCTTCGACGCGCTCGGCGGCTACCTCATCGAGATCGTCGCGCGCCGCGAGCCACCGAAGCCGGAGTTCGCCGCGCCGGACTGGATCGTCGACTTCGAGGAGCTCGTATGA
- a CDS encoding aromatic-ring-hydroxylating dioxygenase subunit beta — MASNNTQASEAVTQAPAGAEDERLIARFLYDEAEMMDNMQWEDWLDCMHDDVDYWAPVRENRVARERKEEFYPKGTSVYFEESKAFLRQRVVRLQTNMAWAEEPPSRSRHMLTNLRIDERSDGTFAVRSNFLIYRSRGERYEDTIAGERRDVIVRAPESRYGFLVLEREIRFDMATILVKNLSLFY; from the coding sequence ATGGCGAGCAACAACACGCAAGCGTCAGAGGCAGTGACCCAGGCCCCTGCGGGTGCGGAAGATGAGCGCCTCATCGCGCGCTTCCTGTACGACGAAGCTGAAATGATGGACAACATGCAGTGGGAAGACTGGCTCGACTGCATGCACGACGACGTCGACTACTGGGCGCCGGTCCGCGAAAACCGTGTGGCCCGTGAGCGTAAGGAAGAGTTCTACCCGAAAGGGACGTCGGTCTACTTCGAGGAATCCAAGGCGTTTCTGCGCCAGCGCGTCGTCCGTCTTCAAACGAACATGGCGTGGGCCGAGGAACCGCCGTCACGTTCGCGCCACATGCTCACCAACCTGCGCATTGACGAGCGTAGCGACGGCACCTTCGCCGTCCGCTCGAACTTCCTCATCTACCGTTCCCGCGGGGAGCGCTACGAGGACACCATCGCAGGTGAGCGTCGCGACGTCATCGTACGGGCACCGGAATCGCGCTACGGATTCCTGGTGCTCGAGCGTGAGATCCGCTTCGATATGGCAACCATCCTCGTCAAGAACTTGTCTCTGTTCTACTAA
- a CDS encoding aromatic ring-hydroxylating oxygenase subunit alpha encodes MSKIAELIDPVGGYVSGKIFADEDIYRQELETVWQRTWVFLAHESMLPKRGSYIQTYIGEDPVIVVRQKSGEVKAFLNQCRHRGMRICRADRGQAKSFMCSFHGWSYDLEGNLTNIPHENNAYPEGIDKSKLSAIKVPRIENYKGFIFGSWDETIPPLEEYLGNAKYYLDGYMDRYEGGMEAIAVHKWVLPANWKFNVEQPTSDMQHSEISHVSAVEALSSGSDTFDRKTGRKKVPEGRQFLSPYGHGGAFFGKRDAEIPNTGPALIEWENTIRDSIVERLGEFREVRGHMNVFPNFMLLGNYTFRVTHPRGPNEMEIWSWAFVPKDAPEEVKEAIRVDVMRTFSPGGMFEQDDAENWEEMQHILRGAKSRETGFTYNMRRVPVSYDDDGYPGASTAHVYSDNAALNMYGFYRDLMEDKSWEQLKAERGGVPEVDQRDFTKVMDPEAAAAAAASDGAYEGNVD; translated from the coding sequence ATGAGTAAGATCGCAGAACTCATTGATCCGGTCGGAGGATACGTTTCCGGCAAGATTTTCGCCGACGAGGACATCTACCGCCAGGAGTTGGAGACCGTCTGGCAGCGCACTTGGGTGTTCCTTGCGCACGAGTCGATGCTGCCGAAGCGCGGGTCCTACATCCAGACCTACATTGGTGAGGACCCGGTCATTGTTGTGCGCCAGAAGTCCGGCGAGGTCAAGGCGTTCCTGAACCAGTGTCGCCACCGCGGTATGCGTATCTGCCGCGCTGACCGCGGTCAGGCGAAGTCCTTCATGTGTTCCTTCCACGGCTGGTCTTACGACCTTGAGGGCAACTTGACCAACATCCCGCATGAGAACAATGCGTACCCGGAGGGCATCGATAAGTCGAAGTTGTCGGCGATCAAGGTGCCGCGCATCGAGAACTACAAGGGCTTCATCTTCGGCTCCTGGGATGAGACGATCCCGCCGCTGGAGGAGTACCTGGGCAACGCGAAGTACTACCTGGATGGCTACATGGACCGCTACGAGGGCGGCATGGAAGCCATCGCTGTACACAAGTGGGTCCTGCCAGCGAACTGGAAGTTCAACGTTGAGCAGCCGACGTCCGACATGCAGCACTCGGAGATCTCCCACGTCTCCGCGGTGGAGGCGCTCAGCTCCGGTTCGGACACCTTCGACCGCAAGACCGGCCGCAAGAAGGTCCCGGAGGGCCGCCAGTTCCTCAGCCCGTACGGTCACGGCGGTGCGTTCTTCGGCAAGCGTGACGCGGAGATCCCCAACACTGGCCCTGCGCTGATCGAGTGGGAGAACACCATCCGTGACTCCATCGTGGAGCGCCTCGGTGAGTTCCGCGAGGTCCGCGGCCACATGAACGTCTTCCCCAACTTCATGCTGCTGGGCAACTACACCTTCCGCGTCACCCACCCGCGTGGCCCGAACGAGATGGAGATCTGGTCCTGGGCGTTCGTGCCAAAGGACGCGCCGGAAGAGGTCAAGGAAGCCATCCGTGTCGACGTCATGCGCACCTTCTCCCCTGGCGGCATGTTCGAGCAGGACGACGCCGAGAACTGGGAGGAGATGCAGCACATCCTCCGCGGCGCGAAGTCCCGCGAGACCGGCTTTACCTACAACATGCGCCGCGTCCCCGTCAGCTACGACGATGACGGCTACCCAGGCGCATCCACGGCACATGTCTACTCGGACAACGCCGCGCTGAACATGTACGGCTTCTACCGCGACCTGATGGAAGACAAGTCTTGGGAACAGCTCAAGGCCGAACGAGGGGGCGTTCCGGAGGTTGACCAGCGAGACTTCACCAAGGTGATGGATCCGGAAGCAGCAGCGGCAGCTGCAGCCTCTGACGGTGCTTACGAAGGCAACGTCGATTAG
- a CDS encoding TetR/AcrR family transcriptional regulator, whose amino-acid sequence MTQPRRRLSVEQRQEEILAAATDIFSTTPYVEVSTQDIADACGVSQGLLFHYFESKAGLYTAFLKAHTQPLFDDHLDPNTDTHEALRSTLERYLNHVAEHPFVWLAGRRGGAEPTEAINLRIEMRDASVETLCSLLGRDDEHAARAASGMLGFLDAVCIDWVDESCPAPERDDIIDTAIGALTGALAATQK is encoded by the coding sequence ATGACACAACCACGACGGAGGCTCAGCGTCGAGCAACGCCAGGAAGAAATCCTCGCCGCTGCCACGGACATCTTCTCCACCACACCTTACGTGGAAGTCTCCACCCAGGACATCGCCGACGCCTGCGGTGTGTCCCAAGGCCTCCTCTTCCACTACTTCGAATCCAAGGCAGGGCTCTACACCGCTTTCCTCAAGGCACACACCCAGCCGCTTTTCGACGACCACCTCGACCCCAACACCGACACCCACGAGGCTCTGCGCAGCACCCTGGAGCGCTACCTCAACCACGTCGCCGAGCACCCGTTCGTGTGGCTGGCCGGTCGCCGCGGCGGCGCCGAACCCACCGAGGCAATCAACCTGCGCATTGAGATGCGCGACGCCTCCGTCGAAACGCTGTGCTCCCTGCTGGGCCGCGACGACGAGCACGCCGCACGCGCCGCATCCGGGATGCTCGGCTTCCTCGACGCCGTCTGCATCGACTGGGTCGACGAAAGCTGCCCCGCCCCCGAACGCGACGACATCATCGACACCGCCATCGGCGCACTCACGGGGGCACTCGCCGCTACACAGAAGTAG
- a CDS encoding alpha-amylase family protein, with amino-acid sequence MSTSDIIWWHVYPLGATGAPIREEHDEAPRLRQLEPWLDYLIELGCNGLLLGPIFKSVSHGYDTLDHFQIDPRLGTNEDFDHLMAACRERGIHVMLDGVFNHVARTHPLVAQGLAGDTDWEGHGELATLHHEDPRVADLVTDVMCYWLERGITGWRLDVAYSVPPEFWRTVLARVRERFPDALFLGEVIHGDYAEIAAAGTLDTVTQYELWKALWSSIKDVNFWELDHALGRHRDLCEHMVPNTFVGNHDVDRIASKVGQDGALVATALLMALPGMPSIYYGDEQGFEGLRGEGFAADDPVRPPLPASPAELSSLGQWIFEEHKKLIAFRRRHRWLETATLEVTDKTNEAITVALESGSERATVTAWLDPAPGVRITSGGETCYEWSAV; translated from the coding sequence TTGTCCACGTCAGACATTATCTGGTGGCACGTCTACCCGCTGGGCGCCACGGGCGCACCGATCCGCGAGGAGCACGACGAAGCGCCGCGCCTGCGGCAGCTCGAGCCCTGGTTGGACTACCTGATCGAGCTCGGCTGCAACGGGCTGCTGCTCGGCCCGATTTTCAAATCGGTGTCCCACGGCTATGACACGCTGGACCACTTCCAGATCGACCCCCGCCTGGGCACCAACGAGGACTTCGACCACCTGATGGCCGCCTGCCGCGAGCGCGGCATCCACGTGATGCTCGATGGCGTGTTCAACCACGTCGCGCGCACCCACCCGCTGGTGGCGCAGGGCCTGGCCGGCGACACGGACTGGGAAGGCCACGGCGAGCTGGCCACCCTCCACCACGAGGACCCGCGCGTGGCGGACCTGGTCACCGACGTCATGTGCTACTGGCTCGAACGCGGCATCACGGGCTGGCGCCTGGACGTGGCGTACTCGGTGCCGCCGGAGTTCTGGCGCACCGTGCTGGCGCGCGTGCGCGAGCGCTTCCCGGACGCGCTCTTCCTGGGCGAGGTCATCCACGGCGACTACGCCGAGATCGCCGCGGCGGGCACCCTGGACACCGTCACTCAATACGAGCTGTGGAAGGCCCTGTGGTCCTCCATCAAGGACGTGAACTTCTGGGAGCTTGACCACGCGCTGGGCCGCCACCGCGACCTGTGCGAGCACATGGTGCCCAACACGTTCGTCGGCAACCACGACGTGGACCGGATTGCTTCGAAGGTGGGGCAGGACGGCGCGCTTGTGGCCACGGCGCTGCTCATGGCGCTGCCCGGCATGCCCAGCATCTACTACGGCGATGAGCAGGGCTTCGAGGGCCTGCGCGGGGAGGGGTTCGCCGCCGACGACCCCGTGCGCCCGCCGCTGCCAGCCAGCCCCGCGGAGCTTTCGAGTCTGGGGCAGTGGATCTTCGAGGAGCACAAGAAGCTCATCGCTTTTCGACGCCGCCACCGCTGGCTCGAAACCGCCACCCTCGAGGTGACCGACAAAACAAATGAGGCGATCACCGTGGCGCTCGAATCCGGTTCGGAGCGCGCGACGGTGACCGCCTGGCTCGACCCCGCGCCGGGCGTGCGCATCACGTCCGGGGGCGAGACCTGCTACGAGTGGTCTGCTGTCTAA